A genomic window from Vitis riparia cultivar Riparia Gloire de Montpellier isolate 1030 chromosome 18, EGFV_Vit.rip_1.0, whole genome shotgun sequence includes:
- the LOC117906733 gene encoding serine carboxypeptidase-like 2 — MAMLCSIFRQFLFINLVLQVSSVVAASHSPVKFLPGFEGPLPFELETGYVGVGESEEVQLFYYFVKSENNPTEDPLLLWLTGGPGCSAFSALFYEIGPLYFESVPYHGSLPTLELNPHSWTQVSNIIFLDAPVGTGFSYATTSRASHSDDFQATHQAHEFLRKWLIDHPEFLSNPVYVGGDSYSGITVPLVVQHISNGNEDDNEPFINLKGYLLGNPVTEKGTETTAQFRFAHGMALISDELYESLKTSCGDEYPFKYPINIQCIKDVQAFYKCISGIQIGQILEPVCGFGSLKPEDIFLSGRRYLIGKLRERRPEPSLSAFECRTDGYILAPYWANNATVQEALHIRKNTIREWQRCAMGLSYTPEIESSFEYHVTLSKKGYRSLIYSGDHDMIVPFFSTQAWIRSLNYSIVDDWRSWMVEGQVGGYTRTYSNQMTFATVKGGGHTAPEYRPKECFSMYKRWVSSQPL; from the exons ATGGCCATGCTTTGTTCCATATTCCGtcagtttctttttattaatcttGTTTTGCAGGTTAGTTCAGTGGTTGCAGCATCTCATTCGCCCGTGAAGTTTCTTCCAGGTTTTGAGGGGCCTCTCCCTTTTGAGCTGGAAACTGG GTATGTGGGAGTGGGTGAATCAGAGGAAGTGCAGTTATTCTACTACTTTGTAAAGTCGGAGAATAACCCGACGGAGGATCCTCTCCTGCTCTGGCTAACGGGAGGCCCCGGTTGCTCTGCCTTCTCTGCTCTATTCTATGAAATAG GTCCACTGTATTTCGAGTCAGTACCGTACCATGGGAGCTTGCCCACGTTGGAACTGAACCCACACTCGTGGACACAG GTatccaacataatatttttggatGCGCCTGTCGGCACTGGATTCTCCTATGCAACAACTTCTCGTGCTTCTCATTCAGACGACTTTCAAGCAACTCATCAGGCACATGAGTTTCTTAGGAAG TGGCTGATTGATCATCCAGAATTCCTCTCAAATCCGGTCTATGTGGGGGGAGACTCCTACTCTGGGATTACCGTCCCTCTCGTGGTTCAACACATCTCAAATG GAAATGAAGATGATAATGAACCCTTCATCAATCTCAAG GGGTACTTGCTTGGAAACCCCGTAACAGAGAAAGGTACTGAAACAACCGCACAATTCCGATTTGCTCATGGAATGGCACTCATTTCTGATGAACTCTATGAG TCACTGAAGACAAGTTGTGGAGATGAATATCCGTTCAAGTATCCCATCAATATACAGTGTATAAAGGATGTTCAGGCTTTTTATAAG TGCATTTCAGGAATTCAAATTGGACAGATTTTAGAACCCGTGTGTGGTTTCGGTTCCCTAAAGCcggaagatatttttttaagtggaaGAAGATATCTGATTGGGAAACTCAGAGAGCGCCGCCCAGAGCCATCACTTTCTGCATTTGAATGCCGT ACTGATGGATACATCCTTGCTCCTTACTGGGCAAATAACGCCACTGTCCAAGAAGCGCTTCATATTAGAAAG AATACAATAAGAGAGTGGCAGAGATGCGCGATGGGATTATCTTATACGCCTGAAATTGAGAGCAGTTTTGAATATCATGTAACTCTAAGTAAAAAGGGTTACCGATCTCTAATATACAG TGGTGACCATGACATGATTGTGCCCTTCTTTTCAACTCAAGCATGGATAAGATCTCTGAACTACTCCATTGTTGATGACTGGAGATCATGGATGGTGGAAGGCCAAGTTGGAGG ATATACGAGGACTTATTCCAACCAGATGACATTTGCGACTGTTAAG GGAGGAGGGCACACAGCACCAGAATACAGGCCTAAAGAGTGTTTTAGTATGTATAAAAGGTGGGTATCTTCACAGCCTCTGTAA